In one window of Gloeocapsopsis sp. IPPAS B-1203 DNA:
- a CDS encoding DUF6883 domain-containing protein: MRLSRNAKISSVKLTKYLLVWREVDDKSKFLAQAGYSQENWQQLEAGLRNQILPLEAVPSCEPNRFGDVYEIRGILSGVNGIHLAAVTIWMMEHETQQTKFITLYPDKGLNNGI; the protein is encoded by the coding sequence ATGAGACTTTCTCGTAATGCTAAGATCTCCTCTGTTAAGTTAACAAAATATTTGTTGGTCTGGCGTGAGGTAGATGATAAGTCAAAGTTTTTGGCACAAGCGGGTTATAGTCAAGAAAATTGGCAACAGTTGGAAGCAGGCCTGAGAAATCAAATTTTACCGCTTGAGGCGGTACCCAGTTGTGAACCAAACCGATTTGGTGACGTTTATGAAATTCGAGGCATTTTAAGCGGAGTGAATGGGATTCATCTGGCAGCAGTCACGATTTGGATGATGGAGCACGAAACGCAACAAACAAAGTTTATTACGCTGTATCCAGACAAAGGGTTAAATAATGGCATTTGA
- a CDS encoding DUF4926 domain-containing protein yields the protein MAFELFTRVALRDDFPNHKLRRGDVAMIVEHHPVTNGEDGYSLEVFNAVGETVAVFVVSESQIEPLMRNEVLHIRVLDAAV from the coding sequence ATGGCATTTGAGTTGTTCACGCGAGTGGCACTGCGGGACGATTTTCCAAACCATAAACTGCGCCGAGGAGATGTAGCAATGATTGTAGAGCATCACCCTGTAACGAATGGAGAGGATGGCTATAGCTTAGAGGTATTTAATGCAGTAGGAGAGACAGTGGCAGTTTTCGTGGTATCTGAGTCACAAATTGAGCCGTTGATGAGAAATGAAGTGTTGCATATCCGAGTGTTGGATGCGGCAGTTTAA
- the map gene encoding type I methionyl aminopeptidase: MNILKNLFIQPVAQRKSHGISVKSQREIEIMRRAGSIVATVLQEISQIVKPGMTTADLDAYAEKRIQEMGATSSFKGYHGFPGSICASINHEAVHGIPSDQRVIRAGDVLKVDTAACYQKFHGDSCITIAIGKVSPQAKKLIQVAQEALYKGIEQVKAGNYLIDIAGAVQDCVERQGFSILENYTGHGIGRHMHEEPSVFNFRTREMPNVKLRAGMTLTIEPIVTAGSNHTRTLSDRWTVVTIDKSLAAQFEHTVLVTENGYEILTDRTKI; encoded by the coding sequence ATGAATATTTTGAAGAACCTCTTTATTCAGCCTGTTGCTCAACGCAAAAGTCATGGTATTAGCGTTAAGTCCCAGCGAGAAATTGAAATTATGCGTCGCGCTGGTTCGATTGTAGCCACTGTGCTACAAGAAATTTCCCAAATCGTGAAACCTGGAATGACAACCGCTGACTTAGATGCTTATGCAGAGAAGCGCATCCAGGAAATGGGCGCAACATCAAGTTTTAAAGGATATCATGGTTTTCCTGGCTCCATTTGCGCTTCTATCAATCACGAGGCTGTGCATGGTATTCCTAGCGATCAGCGTGTGATTCGAGCAGGAGATGTTTTGAAGGTTGATACCGCAGCTTGCTATCAGAAATTTCATGGTGATTCTTGTATCACCATTGCCATAGGTAAGGTGTCTCCACAAGCAAAAAAGTTAATTCAGGTTGCACAGGAAGCACTTTACAAAGGAATTGAGCAAGTAAAGGCTGGGAATTATTTAATCGATATTGCGGGTGCTGTTCAAGACTGTGTAGAAAGACAGGGTTTCAGTATTCTTGAGAACTACACTGGACACGGCATTGGTCGTCATATGCACGAAGAACCTTCAGTGTTCAACTTTCGTACTCGTGAAATGCCAAATGTGAAACTCCGAGCAGGAATGACGTTGACAATTGAACCCATTGTTACTGCTGGTTCTAATCACACCCGTACTTTATCAGATCGTTGGACTGTAGTCACAATAGATAAGTCTCTAGCTGCTCAATTTGAGCATACAGTGCTTGTGACTGAAAACGGATATGAAATTTTGACTGACCGCACTAAGATTTAG
- a CDS encoding CopG family transcriptional regulator produces the protein MGGKTLLSGVTTYISPELKVELEAWAQEEERSVSWLLAKLIENKLQERRQKSSPAKNAIN, from the coding sequence ATGGGTGGCAAAACTTTATTGTCTGGTGTAACAACATACATTTCACCTGAATTGAAAGTAGAGTTAGAAGCATGGGCACAAGAGGAAGAACGCTCCGTTTCTTGGCTTCTAGCTAAACTGATCGAAAATAAACTTCAGGAAAGACGACAAAAATCATCACCAGCCAAGAACGCAATCAACTAA